A section of the Scyliorhinus torazame isolate Kashiwa2021f chromosome 21, sScyTor2.1, whole genome shotgun sequence genome encodes:
- the LOC140398559 gene encoding NGFI-A-binding protein 1-like isoform X1 → MTTSQPSTLGELQLYRVLQRANLLVYYDAFIQQGGDDVQQLCDAAEEEFLEIMALVGMSSKPLHVRRLQKALQEWTTNPTAFNQPLTKLPASSIPIAKISELNTAAASPNSIASAHEQQARLAQSLAAGQDIANNHTSSRLMETSSQTETVSGGHPLPSISNVMTMTKEEPHSPPKDGPSLPLTSDVVQIIGACAERLIQTVPRMEPKELECVFISNKKMAKTLGHIFEMTDQEPQRDEEIRKFSAIYGRFDSKRKDGKNLTLHEMPQNWRPNIPVCSTSGSINPKMATIGQGSTSTLRISDVMLKKVMVNEAAAQLCQIDSTLLARRDELFPLARQVVRDSGYKYSHRYSRSKFADTPIPKRPRLDPNGQYLRDEVHTRTVQAELMKLKRQERLLEIQAILAGIYQKQETLKSRIIQEELSHNVAEVHELQLELEKVTTEQLSLMQEQNDLIKKQKRSDKYFSAKARSLSLLGMHPVEEDDGGMSEGSGDDASEDMTSNSSLAPSPCPSDIPSTFRPCQSKTKQMIQLALIDEGLRVAQQHASPSTEEGERISPRIKQEAFSEDEENYKEDSDVTSNRNS, encoded by the exons TCCTGCAGCGAGCAAATCTTCTGGTGTATTACGATGCTTTCATCCAGCAGGGAGGGGATGATGTCCAGCAGCTCTGTGACGCTGCAGAGGAAGAATTTCTGGAAATCATGGCCCTAGTGGGCATGTCCAGTAAGCCGCTCCACGTCCGACGCCTTCAGAAGGCCTTGCAAGAATGGACCACCAACCCCACCGCCTTCAACCAACCCCTCACCAAACTCCCGGCGAGCAGCATTCCCATTGCCAAAATCTCAGAACTGAACACTGCGGCGGCCAGCCCCAACTCCATCGCCTCTGCCCATGAGCAGCAGGCACGGCTGGCACAGAGCCTGGCCGCCGGGCAAGATATTGCCAACAACCACACCTCATCCCGGCTGATGGAGACCTCATCGCAGACGGAAACAGTATCTGGCGGGCACCCCTTGCCCAGCATCTCCAACGTGATGACGATGACCAAGGAGGAGCCTCACTCGCCGCCCAAGGATGGCCCCTCCCTGCCCCTGACCTCGGACGTGGTGCAGATCATTGGGGCTTGCGCTGAGCGCCTCATCCAGACAGTGCCCAGGATGGAGCCCAAGGAGTTAGAGTGTGTCTTCATCAGTAACAAGAAAATGGCCAAAACACTGGGGCACATCTTCGAGATGACTGATCAGGAGCCACAACGGGATGAGGAGATCCGGAAATTCAGTGCCATATACGGGAGGTTTGACTCGAAACGAAAAGATGGAAAGAATCTGACGTTGCACGAG atgcctcaAAACTGGCGGCCGAACATCCCCGTCTGCAGCACCAGCGGGTCCATCAACCCGAAAATGGCCACCATAGGACAAGGCTCCACTTCGACGTTAAGAATCTCTGACGTGATGTTAAAGAAG GTCATGGTGAACGAAGCGGCCGCCCAGCTCTGCCAGATCGACAGCACCCTGCTCGCCAGGCGGGACGAGCTCTTCCCACTCGCCCGGCAAGTGGTCCGAGACTCCGGGTACAAATACAGTCACAGGTACTCCAG ATCAAAGTTTGCAGATACACCAATACCTAAAAGGCCAAGACTGGATCCCAATGGGCAGTACCTGCGTGACGAAGTTCACACTCGGACTGTGCAAGCAGAATTAATGAAACTGAAAAGACAG GAGCGACTGTTGGAGATTCAGGCCATACTGGCAGGGATATACCAGAAACAGGAAACCTTAAAATCCAGGATTATCCAGGAAGAGCTTAGCCACAATGTGGCTGAGGTCCATGAACTTCAG CTAGAACTGGAGAAAGTCACCACAGAACAGCTCTCCCTGATGCAGGAGCAGAACGACCTCATCAAGAAGCAGAAGCGTAGCGATAAATATTTCTCGGCGAAAGCCCGCAGCCTCTCCTTGCTCGGGATGCATCCTGTGGAAGAGGACGATGGTGGGATGTCAGAAGGAAGTGGCGACG ATGCCTCTGAGGATATGACGTCAAACTCCAGTCTCGCGCCATCTCCCTGCCCCTCAGACATTCCCAGCACATTCAGACCGTGCCAGAGCAAAACTAAGCAGATGATCCAGCTGGCACTGATTGACGAGGGGTTACGAGTGGCCCAGCAACACGCCTCACCCAgtaccgaggaaggggagaggatcaGCCCCAGAATCAAACAGGAAGCTTTTTCCG
- the LOC140398559 gene encoding NGFI-A-binding protein 1-like isoform X4, producing the protein MTTSQPSTLGELQLYRVLQRANLLVYYDAFIQQGGDDVQQLCDAAEEEFLEIMALVGMSSKPLHVRRLQKALQEWTTNPTAFNQPLTKLPASSIPIAKISELNTAAASPNSIASAHEQQARLAQSLAAGQDIANNHTSSRLMETSSQTETVSGGHPLPSISNVMTMTKEEPHSPPKDGPSLPLTSDVVQIIGACAERLIQTVPRMEPKELECVFISNKKMAKTLGHIFEMTDQEPQRDEEIRKFSAIYGRFDSKRKDGKNLTLHEVMVNEAAAQLCQIDSTLLARRDELFPLARQVVRDSGYKYSHRSKFADTPIPKRPRLDPNGQYLRDEVHTRTVQAELMKLKRQERLLEIQAILAGIYQKQETLKSRIIQEELSHNVAEVHELQLELEKVTTEQLSLMQEQNDLIKKQKRSDKYFSAKARSLSLLGMHPVEEDDGGMSEGSGDDASEDMTSNSSLAPSPCPSDIPSTFRPCQSKTKQMIQLALIDEGLRVAQQHASPSTEEGERISPRIKQEAFSEDEENYKEDSDVTSNRNS; encoded by the exons TCCTGCAGCGAGCAAATCTTCTGGTGTATTACGATGCTTTCATCCAGCAGGGAGGGGATGATGTCCAGCAGCTCTGTGACGCTGCAGAGGAAGAATTTCTGGAAATCATGGCCCTAGTGGGCATGTCCAGTAAGCCGCTCCACGTCCGACGCCTTCAGAAGGCCTTGCAAGAATGGACCACCAACCCCACCGCCTTCAACCAACCCCTCACCAAACTCCCGGCGAGCAGCATTCCCATTGCCAAAATCTCAGAACTGAACACTGCGGCGGCCAGCCCCAACTCCATCGCCTCTGCCCATGAGCAGCAGGCACGGCTGGCACAGAGCCTGGCCGCCGGGCAAGATATTGCCAACAACCACACCTCATCCCGGCTGATGGAGACCTCATCGCAGACGGAAACAGTATCTGGCGGGCACCCCTTGCCCAGCATCTCCAACGTGATGACGATGACCAAGGAGGAGCCTCACTCGCCGCCCAAGGATGGCCCCTCCCTGCCCCTGACCTCGGACGTGGTGCAGATCATTGGGGCTTGCGCTGAGCGCCTCATCCAGACAGTGCCCAGGATGGAGCCCAAGGAGTTAGAGTGTGTCTTCATCAGTAACAAGAAAATGGCCAAAACACTGGGGCACATCTTCGAGATGACTGATCAGGAGCCACAACGGGATGAGGAGATCCGGAAATTCAGTGCCATATACGGGAGGTTTGACTCGAAACGAAAAGATGGAAAGAATCTGACGTTGCACGAG GTCATGGTGAACGAAGCGGCCGCCCAGCTCTGCCAGATCGACAGCACCCTGCTCGCCAGGCGGGACGAGCTCTTCCCACTCGCCCGGCAAGTGGTCCGAGACTCCGGGTACAAATACAGTCACAG ATCAAAGTTTGCAGATACACCAATACCTAAAAGGCCAAGACTGGATCCCAATGGGCAGTACCTGCGTGACGAAGTTCACACTCGGACTGTGCAAGCAGAATTAATGAAACTGAAAAGACAG GAGCGACTGTTGGAGATTCAGGCCATACTGGCAGGGATATACCAGAAACAGGAAACCTTAAAATCCAGGATTATCCAGGAAGAGCTTAGCCACAATGTGGCTGAGGTCCATGAACTTCAG CTAGAACTGGAGAAAGTCACCACAGAACAGCTCTCCCTGATGCAGGAGCAGAACGACCTCATCAAGAAGCAGAAGCGTAGCGATAAATATTTCTCGGCGAAAGCCCGCAGCCTCTCCTTGCTCGGGATGCATCCTGTGGAAGAGGACGATGGTGGGATGTCAGAAGGAAGTGGCGACG ATGCCTCTGAGGATATGACGTCAAACTCCAGTCTCGCGCCATCTCCCTGCCCCTCAGACATTCCCAGCACATTCAGACCGTGCCAGAGCAAAACTAAGCAGATGATCCAGCTGGCACTGATTGACGAGGGGTTACGAGTGGCCCAGCAACACGCCTCACCCAgtaccgaggaaggggagaggatcaGCCCCAGAATCAAACAGGAAGCTTTTTCCG
- the LOC140398559 gene encoding NGFI-A-binding protein 1-like isoform X2 produces the protein MTTSQPSTLGELQLYRVLQRANLLVYYDAFIQQGGDDVQQLCDAAEEEFLEIMALVGMSSKPLHVRRLQKALQEWTTNPTAFNQPLTKLPASSIPIAKISELNTAAASPNSIASAHEQQARLAQSLAAGQDIANNHTSSRLMETSSQTETVSGGHPLPSISNVMTMTKEEPHSPPKDGPSLPLTSDVVQIIGACAERLIQTVPRMEPKELECVFISNKKMAKTLGHIFEMTDQEPQRDEEIRKFSAIYGRFDSKRKDGKNLTLHEMPQNWRPNIPVCSTSGSINPKMATIGQGSTSTLRISDVMLKKVMVNEAAAQLCQIDSTLLARRDELFPLARQVVRDSGYKYSHRSKFADTPIPKRPRLDPNGQYLRDEVHTRTVQAELMKLKRQERLLEIQAILAGIYQKQETLKSRIIQEELSHNVAEVHELQLELEKVTTEQLSLMQEQNDLIKKQKRSDKYFSAKARSLSLLGMHPVEEDDGGMSEGSGDDASEDMTSNSSLAPSPCPSDIPSTFRPCQSKTKQMIQLALIDEGLRVAQQHASPSTEEGERISPRIKQEAFSEDEENYKEDSDVTSNRNS, from the exons TCCTGCAGCGAGCAAATCTTCTGGTGTATTACGATGCTTTCATCCAGCAGGGAGGGGATGATGTCCAGCAGCTCTGTGACGCTGCAGAGGAAGAATTTCTGGAAATCATGGCCCTAGTGGGCATGTCCAGTAAGCCGCTCCACGTCCGACGCCTTCAGAAGGCCTTGCAAGAATGGACCACCAACCCCACCGCCTTCAACCAACCCCTCACCAAACTCCCGGCGAGCAGCATTCCCATTGCCAAAATCTCAGAACTGAACACTGCGGCGGCCAGCCCCAACTCCATCGCCTCTGCCCATGAGCAGCAGGCACGGCTGGCACAGAGCCTGGCCGCCGGGCAAGATATTGCCAACAACCACACCTCATCCCGGCTGATGGAGACCTCATCGCAGACGGAAACAGTATCTGGCGGGCACCCCTTGCCCAGCATCTCCAACGTGATGACGATGACCAAGGAGGAGCCTCACTCGCCGCCCAAGGATGGCCCCTCCCTGCCCCTGACCTCGGACGTGGTGCAGATCATTGGGGCTTGCGCTGAGCGCCTCATCCAGACAGTGCCCAGGATGGAGCCCAAGGAGTTAGAGTGTGTCTTCATCAGTAACAAGAAAATGGCCAAAACACTGGGGCACATCTTCGAGATGACTGATCAGGAGCCACAACGGGATGAGGAGATCCGGAAATTCAGTGCCATATACGGGAGGTTTGACTCGAAACGAAAAGATGGAAAGAATCTGACGTTGCACGAG atgcctcaAAACTGGCGGCCGAACATCCCCGTCTGCAGCACCAGCGGGTCCATCAACCCGAAAATGGCCACCATAGGACAAGGCTCCACTTCGACGTTAAGAATCTCTGACGTGATGTTAAAGAAG GTCATGGTGAACGAAGCGGCCGCCCAGCTCTGCCAGATCGACAGCACCCTGCTCGCCAGGCGGGACGAGCTCTTCCCACTCGCCCGGCAAGTGGTCCGAGACTCCGGGTACAAATACAGTCACAG ATCAAAGTTTGCAGATACACCAATACCTAAAAGGCCAAGACTGGATCCCAATGGGCAGTACCTGCGTGACGAAGTTCACACTCGGACTGTGCAAGCAGAATTAATGAAACTGAAAAGACAG GAGCGACTGTTGGAGATTCAGGCCATACTGGCAGGGATATACCAGAAACAGGAAACCTTAAAATCCAGGATTATCCAGGAAGAGCTTAGCCACAATGTGGCTGAGGTCCATGAACTTCAG CTAGAACTGGAGAAAGTCACCACAGAACAGCTCTCCCTGATGCAGGAGCAGAACGACCTCATCAAGAAGCAGAAGCGTAGCGATAAATATTTCTCGGCGAAAGCCCGCAGCCTCTCCTTGCTCGGGATGCATCCTGTGGAAGAGGACGATGGTGGGATGTCAGAAGGAAGTGGCGACG ATGCCTCTGAGGATATGACGTCAAACTCCAGTCTCGCGCCATCTCCCTGCCCCTCAGACATTCCCAGCACATTCAGACCGTGCCAGAGCAAAACTAAGCAGATGATCCAGCTGGCACTGATTGACGAGGGGTTACGAGTGGCCCAGCAACACGCCTCACCCAgtaccgaggaaggggagaggatcaGCCCCAGAATCAAACAGGAAGCTTTTTCCG
- the LOC140398559 gene encoding NGFI-A-binding protein 1-like isoform X3 — translation MTTSQPSTLGELQLYRVLQRANLLVYYDAFIQQGGDDVQQLCDAAEEEFLEIMALVGMSSKPLHVRRLQKALQEWTTNPTAFNQPLTKLPASSIPIAKISELNTAAASPNSIASAHEQQARLAQSLAAGQDIANNHTSSRLMETSSQTETVSGGHPLPSISNVMTMTKEEPHSPPKDGPSLPLTSDVVQIIGACAERLIQTVPRMEPKELECVFISNKKMAKTLGHIFEMTDQEPQRDEEIRKFSAIYGRFDSKRKDGKNLTLHEVMVNEAAAQLCQIDSTLLARRDELFPLARQVVRDSGYKYSHRYSRSKFADTPIPKRPRLDPNGQYLRDEVHTRTVQAELMKLKRQERLLEIQAILAGIYQKQETLKSRIIQEELSHNVAEVHELQLELEKVTTEQLSLMQEQNDLIKKQKRSDKYFSAKARSLSLLGMHPVEEDDGGMSEGSGDDASEDMTSNSSLAPSPCPSDIPSTFRPCQSKTKQMIQLALIDEGLRVAQQHASPSTEEGERISPRIKQEAFSEDEENYKEDSDVTSNRNS, via the exons TCCTGCAGCGAGCAAATCTTCTGGTGTATTACGATGCTTTCATCCAGCAGGGAGGGGATGATGTCCAGCAGCTCTGTGACGCTGCAGAGGAAGAATTTCTGGAAATCATGGCCCTAGTGGGCATGTCCAGTAAGCCGCTCCACGTCCGACGCCTTCAGAAGGCCTTGCAAGAATGGACCACCAACCCCACCGCCTTCAACCAACCCCTCACCAAACTCCCGGCGAGCAGCATTCCCATTGCCAAAATCTCAGAACTGAACACTGCGGCGGCCAGCCCCAACTCCATCGCCTCTGCCCATGAGCAGCAGGCACGGCTGGCACAGAGCCTGGCCGCCGGGCAAGATATTGCCAACAACCACACCTCATCCCGGCTGATGGAGACCTCATCGCAGACGGAAACAGTATCTGGCGGGCACCCCTTGCCCAGCATCTCCAACGTGATGACGATGACCAAGGAGGAGCCTCACTCGCCGCCCAAGGATGGCCCCTCCCTGCCCCTGACCTCGGACGTGGTGCAGATCATTGGGGCTTGCGCTGAGCGCCTCATCCAGACAGTGCCCAGGATGGAGCCCAAGGAGTTAGAGTGTGTCTTCATCAGTAACAAGAAAATGGCCAAAACACTGGGGCACATCTTCGAGATGACTGATCAGGAGCCACAACGGGATGAGGAGATCCGGAAATTCAGTGCCATATACGGGAGGTTTGACTCGAAACGAAAAGATGGAAAGAATCTGACGTTGCACGAG GTCATGGTGAACGAAGCGGCCGCCCAGCTCTGCCAGATCGACAGCACCCTGCTCGCCAGGCGGGACGAGCTCTTCCCACTCGCCCGGCAAGTGGTCCGAGACTCCGGGTACAAATACAGTCACAGGTACTCCAG ATCAAAGTTTGCAGATACACCAATACCTAAAAGGCCAAGACTGGATCCCAATGGGCAGTACCTGCGTGACGAAGTTCACACTCGGACTGTGCAAGCAGAATTAATGAAACTGAAAAGACAG GAGCGACTGTTGGAGATTCAGGCCATACTGGCAGGGATATACCAGAAACAGGAAACCTTAAAATCCAGGATTATCCAGGAAGAGCTTAGCCACAATGTGGCTGAGGTCCATGAACTTCAG CTAGAACTGGAGAAAGTCACCACAGAACAGCTCTCCCTGATGCAGGAGCAGAACGACCTCATCAAGAAGCAGAAGCGTAGCGATAAATATTTCTCGGCGAAAGCCCGCAGCCTCTCCTTGCTCGGGATGCATCCTGTGGAAGAGGACGATGGTGGGATGTCAGAAGGAAGTGGCGACG ATGCCTCTGAGGATATGACGTCAAACTCCAGTCTCGCGCCATCTCCCTGCCCCTCAGACATTCCCAGCACATTCAGACCGTGCCAGAGCAAAACTAAGCAGATGATCCAGCTGGCACTGATTGACGAGGGGTTACGAGTGGCCCAGCAACACGCCTCACCCAgtaccgaggaaggggagaggatcaGCCCCAGAATCAAACAGGAAGCTTTTTCCG